From one Macellibacteroides fermentans genomic stretch:
- a CDS encoding lipoprotein N-acyltransferase Lnb domain-containing protein has translation MKKYLFIISFLLLILPIKAQLPLSEESRISILTSYPSDEEVFTLYGHTAIRILDPAQNIDLVFNYGIFDFHTPNFIYRFAKGETDYMLGVADFQNYFIEYQMRGSKVVEQALNLNQVEKEKLWQALIVNYEPQNRTYRYNFFFDNCSTKPRDLVEKAVEGKINYKENKNKPTFRDLINDCTRNHYWYTFGCDLALGSPTDRITTIREQMFLPLYLVSAFDEATISTPSGESRKLVQSSSVLIEENKDIDKSSPSLFSPLFVSISLLLAVTTLTIIAFKRKKIFRGIDIVLFSIAGIAGLILFFLSFISTHPATNPNWSLIWLHPFHLIGVILFSVKKLNKAAYYYHFINFAALTLLLVGWHIIPQQFNTAFIPLVLTLWMRSGYSVYIIKKIY, from the coding sequence ATGAAAAAATATCTGTTTATTATCTCTTTTCTACTTTTGATTTTACCGATTAAAGCTCAGCTTCCTTTAAGTGAGGAATCACGCATAAGTATTTTAACGAGCTATCCTTCGGACGAAGAGGTATTCACTCTTTACGGACATACAGCAATCCGGATATTAGACCCAGCTCAAAACATTGACCTTGTTTTTAATTATGGAATCTTTGATTTCCATACTCCGAACTTCATCTATAGGTTTGCCAAAGGAGAGACTGATTACATGCTTGGGGTTGCCGACTTTCAAAACTACTTCATAGAGTATCAGATGAGAGGTAGTAAAGTAGTAGAACAGGCATTAAACTTGAATCAGGTAGAAAAAGAAAAACTATGGCAAGCATTGATTGTCAACTACGAGCCACAAAACAGAACGTATCGCTATAATTTCTTTTTTGATAATTGCTCGACTAAACCAAGAGATTTGGTAGAAAAAGCAGTAGAGGGCAAAATAAACTATAAAGAGAATAAAAACAAACCTACGTTCAGAGACCTGATCAATGATTGCACACGAAACCATTACTGGTATACCTTCGGTTGCGATCTGGCCTTGGGAAGTCCGACCGACCGCATTACCACCATCCGTGAACAAATGTTCTTACCATTATATCTTGTTTCTGCCTTTGATGAGGCTACCATTAGCACTCCCTCTGGTGAAAGCCGCAAATTAGTACAATCTTCATCTGTTTTAATAGAAGAAAATAAAGACATTGATAAGAGTAGCCCAAGTTTATTTTCGCCACTGTTTGTGTCCATAAGTTTATTACTGGCAGTTACAACACTAACCATTATAGCATTCAAAAGGAAAAAAATCTTCCGAGGTATCGACATTGTATTGTTTTCAATAGCCGGCATAGCAGGTTTGATTCTCTTTTTTCTAAGCTTTATATCAACGCATCCTGCTACCAACCCGAATTGGTCGCTTATTTGGCTTCACCCCTTTCATCTGATTGGAGTGATATTGTTTTCAGTAAAAAAGCTGAATAAGGCTGCTTATTATTATCATTTTATTAACTTTGCAGCGCTAACACTCCTGCTTGTTGGATGGCACATCATTCCTCAGCAGTTTAATACAGCCTTTATCCCTTTGGTACTAACGCTTTGGATGAGGTCTGGATATAGTGTTTATATCATAAAAAAGATTTATTAA
- a CDS encoding alkaline phosphatase family protein: MKRFLTSLIAVLAITNLEAQQQTPKLVVCITVDQLRGDYIEYFYNTFGDRGFKRLLNEGLVYKNIRFEFSNVDQASAFATLFTGTNPCFHGITGDSIYDFEKDKELPCLYDPAFLGNYTHDNYSPKNLISSTIGDELKIASNGRSDVYSIAPDANSAILSAGHAANGAFWLDNYNGKWATTTYYKNVPWYVDRFNNGNESLESRIESMVWEPSLPLKQYSAFPYLMDDLPFKYSYNPKYKDCYFNFKSSPYINKEITRLTKQFLEFGGFGSRSCPDLLSVTFYAGNYNGTKNKEYTREIQDIYIQLDKDLEQLLDAVDKKVGLVNTLIVLSGTGYYENEVTYSEGLSLGGGDFYPKRCVALLNMYLMAIHGQQNWVKGYHDGQIFFNRKAIEDAKLDLGVIQRQAAEFVLEFSGVQHVTTDRELRSGDWNEGTANFRNGTHHLGRGDLIIELQPGWTIANGDEKGKKNTSVVRNNAVITPLIFMGNGLKPAHIYREVKATEVAPTVTHVLRIRPPNACNQLPLSELLNY, encoded by the coding sequence ATGAAACGATTCCTTACATCTCTGATTGCGGTTTTAGCAATTACCAATCTGGAGGCGCAACAACAAACGCCTAAATTGGTGGTATGCATCACGGTGGATCAGCTTAGAGGTGATTATATAGAATATTTTTACAATACTTTTGGAGATCGTGGATTCAAACGATTGCTAAACGAAGGACTCGTATATAAAAACATTCGTTTTGAATTTTCAAACGTAGATCAGGCCTCAGCATTTGCTACACTTTTTACAGGGACCAATCCTTGTTTTCATGGAATTACAGGGGACAGCATCTACGATTTTGAAAAAGATAAGGAATTGCCTTGTCTGTATGATCCGGCTTTTCTGGGCAATTACACGCACGATAATTACTCCCCCAAAAACCTTATCAGCTCTACCATTGGAGATGAGCTGAAAATTGCTTCAAACGGGCGAAGTGACGTATATTCGATCGCACCGGATGCTAATAGTGCTATACTATCTGCAGGGCATGCAGCAAACGGGGCTTTTTGGCTTGATAATTATAATGGCAAATGGGCTACTACCACCTATTATAAAAACGTACCTTGGTATGTTGATCGTTTTAATAATGGGAACGAATCTCTTGAATCACGCATTGAATCAATGGTTTGGGAGCCATCATTGCCACTAAAACAATATAGTGCATTTCCATACCTGATGGACGATCTGCCCTTCAAGTATTCTTATAACCCCAAGTATAAGGATTGTTATTTCAATTTCAAAAGCTCACCATACATAAACAAAGAGATTACCCGTCTTACAAAACAATTTCTGGAATTTGGAGGATTCGGTAGCCGAAGCTGTCCGGATTTATTGTCTGTAACCTTTTATGCAGGTAATTACAACGGGACTAAAAACAAAGAATATACAAGAGAGATTCAAGATATTTATATTCAGCTGGATAAGGATCTTGAACAACTTTTGGATGCTGTTGACAAGAAAGTAGGACTGGTAAATACCCTGATTGTTTTATCAGGTACGGGTTATTATGAGAATGAAGTAACCTATTCTGAAGGACTGTCTCTTGGAGGAGGAGATTTTTATCCAAAACGCTGCGTAGCCCTTTTGAATATGTATCTTATGGCAATACATGGTCAACAAAATTGGGTTAAAGGGTATCATGACGGTCAGATTTTTTTCAATAGAAAAGCCATTGAAGATGCAAAGCTCGATCTTGGAGTGATACAACGGCAAGCCGCCGAGTTTGTACTAGAATTCAGTGGAGTGCAGCATGTAACAACCGACAGAGAATTAAGATCCGGAGATTGGAATGAAGGTACTGCAAATTTCAGGAATGGCACACATCACCTAGGAAGAGGTGATCTTATCATTGAACTACAACCGGGATGGACTATTGCCAACGGAGACGAAAAAGGGAAAAAAAACACCAGCGTTGTCCGCAATAATGCAGTAATCACACCTTTAATATTTATGGGCAACGGACTAAAACCCGCTCATATCTATAGAGAAGTGAAAGCAACAGAGGTAGCTCCTACAGTTACCCATGTACTGAGGATCAGGCCACCAAATGCCTGCAACCAGTTACCGCTTTCAGAATTACTCAATTATTAA